GTGGTCATCTTGCGTCCCACGAGATCGAGCGCCTGCACGCCGTTGGTGCCCTCGTAAATCGCGCTGATCTTCGCGTCGCGGCAATACTGCTCGACGCCGTACTCGCGGCAGTAGCCCACGCCGCCCATCGCCTGGATCGCCGTGCCGCCGATCTCGAAGCTGCGGTCGGTGGGATAGCCCTTCACGATCGGCGTGAGCAGCTCGATCAGCATCTGGTGCTTGCGCTTTTCTTCGGGATCTTCGCTGTTGTCGGCGATGTCGGCGAGCTTGGCGACCCAGTACACCAGCGCGCGGCAGCCTTCGCCGTAAGCCTTCATCTCCATCAGCATGCGGCGCACGTCGGGGTGCTCGATGATCGCCACCTGCGCCGCGTCGGGGTTCTTCATTTGCAACACGCTCGTGCCCTGCACGCGCTCCTTCGTGTATTTGAGCGCGAGCTGATACGCCGCGTTGCCGAGCGCCACGCCCTGCAGACCGACGCCGATGCGCGCCTCGTTCATCATGTGGAACATCATGCGGATGCCGTCGCCCTCCGCACCGATGATCCAGCCGCGGCTGCCGCCGTTGTCGCCGAAGTTGAGCATGCACGTCGCCGAGGCGTGGATGCCCATCTTCTCCTCGATTTTTGTGCACAGCACGTCGTTCGACGCGCCGAGCGAGCCGTCGGCGTTGACGAGGATCTTGGGCACGACGAAAAGGCCGAGGCCCTTGATGCCCTTCATCCCCTCGATGCGCGCGAGCACGAGGTGGATGATGTTCTCGGTCAGGTCGTGATCGCCCGACGTGATGAACATCTTGGTGCCGGTGATCAGGTAGGTCCCGTCGCCGGCGCGCTTCGCCACGGTGCGCGTGCTGGCGAGGTCGGTGCCGACATTGGGTTCGGTGAGGCACATGGTGCCCGACCACTGCCCTGTCGTCATGGTCTCGAGATAGAGCTTCTGCATCTCCTCGGTGCCGAATTCGTCGATCATGCGCACGGCGGCGGCGGTGAGTCCCGTCGTCATGCAGAACGAACAATTCGCGCCGACCATCGTCTCCGACCCCGCAGTGGTGAGCAGGCTCGGCATGCCCTGGCCGCCCCAGCGCGCGGGCAGGGCGATCGAGTTCCAGCCCGCCTCGCAAAACTGTTTATAGAGCGCGGGGACCATCGAGGGCATTTTCACCTGCCCGTCCACCATCTTGCAGCCTTCCTCATCGGAGGGACCGTTGGTGGGCGCGAGGATCTCGCGGCCGAACTTGAACGCCTCGGTGAGGATCATGCGGTACAGATCTTCGTCCTGATCCGCGTAGCGCGGAAACCTCGTCACCGACGGCAGGTCGAGCTGTTCGAACAGGCAGAAACGGATGTCGCGTTCGTCGATGATGAAGCCCATGGTCGCTCCCTCGGATTCCGATTTGAATGGTGTTGTCGAAGACCCCGAAAACGCGCGCGCGAGGCACGACCGCGCGTCGCATGACGCATGTTGTCAAACGCAAAAGCGCCTGTCAATTCGCGGGGATAGGGGTGAATGAGGGATCAGTCAGAGGCGAATCCGGGTGCGCATCGATTGTCACTCGTCGGCGTCGGAAGCGGACCACCCCGGTGCGAACGTCGCGAGGTACACGCTCCCGCTGCGCGTGAATGCAACACGCACCTGATCGTCGTCGCCGATCGTCAGTCCCGCGTCGCCGCCGTAAGACGATTCCACGATCGAGTCGGTCCAATCACCCGAGGCATCCGAAACGTAACGCAGTGGTCCGCCGCCCGTATCGCCGCAATGCTCGCAGTAGATCACGTGGTTCGCTCCATCGCCGTCCACGGCGACGGAAACGTCGGAAACGACGTCGGTTCCGTCCGGCGGAATCGCGATCACGACCGACGACCATGTGCCAACGTCGCGCGAATATATCCAAAGTTCGTCGGCATCCGAAACGACCGCGCGAACCTCGCCGTCCGGTCCGGTGGCGATGTCCATGGAGTGCGAATTCCAGTCGAGTGACGCCCGGACCGGCGCGCCCTGCCAGGAACCCGATCCGTTGTCCACGGCCCACATCTCCCGCTGTTCGGTCGGCAGCGACCGGAATCCGTTGAAGAGAATCGTCGCGTCGCCGCCCGGCGTGATCGCGATGTGCGGAGAATACGGGCTGGATAGTCCGAACGCGGCGATGTCGATCGCCTCGTCCGTCCAGACACCGCCGTCGCGAAGGATATAGTGAAGCTCGCCGGAGGAAGCGCACGCGACGTGAACGCGGATCGCCGGGTCCACGTCGAGCGCGCACTCTCTCCAACCGGCTCCGACCGACTCCGTCAACCACGTTCCGCCCGCGTTCGATACGTACTGCATCCCCCCGGCGGACGGATTGTAGATGACCGCGTGGATGGAACCATTCGAGTCGATCGCCGCGCCTTCGTCGGCCAACGTGGGGTTGACGATTGCGAACGCGAGTTCATGCCGCCAAGAATCTCCGGATGGCCGGTCCACGATGAGCCCCGGCGGCAAGTCGGACGTGTGCAGCACCACGAGATCGCCGTTTGGGTCCATCAACGCGACCGCGGAATCGCCCGCGAGAGTGACGCGGTCGAGCCGGCGCGTGCGCCAAATCCGTCCCGATCCGTAGGTCACCTTGAGCGCGCTTTGCAAAGTCGAGTAGTGGCTGACATACATGCGCTCGTTTTCGTCGATGAACAGCGCGGGGTTGTCGCCGCCCAGCGCGATCGTCCGGGCGCTCCAGTCATCATCGCGCGAATGGTGTTTCAGCATCAGACCGGAACGGAAAAAAATGTGGGGCGTCCGGTCGGTCGTCTCTCCGAACGCGGGATAACCGAGTTCCAGCATCATGCCGAAGTCGAGCTCCGCGCCGTACGGGACGTCGTCGGTGGTGCTGTAGAAAACGCGGGATGTTCCATAAAAAACTGGCCAGGAGGACCAGAACTCCGAGAAATGGACGACCCAGTCGAGTTCGTCCCGATCGTTGAACTCGAACTGGGGCCGAGAATAGCTGTACGAATAGGTCTCGTGAGGGTTGGTCGAGTCCCCCCCACCCATGGCCAGCACGTCGTGATTCCACGTTCCGTCCGAACCGCGAAGGTGGAATGTCGTCCTGTAGTAGGTCTGCGTCATGATGCCCACGCGAAGTCGCTCGTCCACTTTCATGAATGTGGTGTAGGCCTCGGCCTCGTCGAATTGGGTGCGGCGCCATATCCCATTCCACCGCACCGCGTGAAACAACCGGGCATCGTCCGGTGCAAAGTCGATGACGATCGTGTGCCGATAGGAAACATGCACGGAACCGAGGAAATCCACCGCGACATCCAC
This DNA window, taken from Deltaproteobacteria bacterium, encodes the following:
- a CDS encoding acyl-CoA dehydrogenase, which produces MGFIIDERDIRFCLFEQLDLPSVTRFPRYADQDEDLYRMILTEAFKFGREILAPTNGPSDEEGCKMVDGQVKMPSMVPALYKQFCEAGWNSIALPARWGGQGMPSLLTTAGSETMVGANCSFCMTTGLTAAAVRMIDEFGTEEMQKLYLETMTTGQWSGTMCLTEPNVGTDLASTRTVAKRAGDGTYLITGTKMFITSGDHDLTENIIHLVLARIEGMKGIKGLGLFVVPKILVNADGSLGASNDVLCTKIEEKMGIHASATCMLNFGDNGGSRGWIIGAEGDGIRMMFHMMNEARIGVGLQGVALGNAAYQLALKYTKERVQGTSVLQMKNPDAAQVAIIEHPDVRRMLMEMKAYGEGCRALVYWVAKLADIADNSEDPEEKRKHQMLIELLTPIVKGYPTDRSFEIGGTAIQAMGGVGYCREYGVEQYCRDAKISAIYEGTNGVQALDLVGRKMTTQGGAYYMTYLGDLAAFLEDPSSPARLADCVADLGAARDKLAAMSMEFMMKFASDPLFPILSATPFAKAFGHVVVAHMLLWQARIAHDKLEAIKADKGVADEKALAESNDDAAFYRNKILTARFFCKNILPDVDGIHTRVMTGDESCLEAML